Genomic segment of Mycolicibacterium psychrotolerans:
ACCGCCGCGATCGCGAAGACCACGAGACCGACGAGGGCCACCGCCGTGATCACGAACATCACCTTGAGCGCCTCGCCCACCCCCGACAGGTGGATGAGGATGAAGACGGCGTACGCCGCGAGGTACACCCACCACCCGTCGCGGATGCCGAACAGGTTGAGCGACTCGACATAGGCGCCGATGAACGTCGCGATCGCGGCAGGGGCGATCGAGTACTCGATCAGGATCGCCGTACCGGTGGCGAACCCGCCCCAGGGACCGAGCGCACGGCGGGCGAAGGTGTAGCCACCGCCCGCGGCGGGCAGCGCCGAGGAGAGCTCCGCCATGCCGAGCACCAGGGCGAGGTACATCGCGGCGATGATGACCGCCGCGATGGCCAGCCCGCCGAACCCGCCCTGGGCGAGGCCGAAGTTCCAGCCGGAGTAATCCCCCGACACCACGTACCCGACGCCGAGGCCGGCGAGCAGAAGCCAGCCTGCGCTCCCCGATTTCAGCTGGCGCTGCTGCAGGTAGTCATCGGGCTTCTGATGCTCCGCGACTCGGCGTTCTGAGTTCGTCGACACGCTGTACTCCCTGCCTGTGTCCGGGGTGAGCCGTACAGGTACTTCTCAGAAATGCGGCCGGGTAAACATGCGGAGCTCTCAGCGGTAGTCGATCACGACCCTGCCGTCGATGCGGCCCTGCTCCATGTCGGCGAACACGGTGTTGATGTCGTCGAGCGCGGCGGTGTGCACCGTCGGGTGGATCAGCCCGCGGGCGAAGAAGTCGATCGCCTCGACCATGTCCTGGCGGGTCCCGACGATGGAGCCGCGGATCGTCAGCCCCTTGAGCACGATGTCGAAGATCGACGCGGGGAAGTCGCCGGGCGGCAGGCCGACGAACACGATGGTGCCGCCGCGCCGCGCCAGCCCGATGGCCTGACCGAACGCCTCCGGATGCACCGCGGTGACCAGGACACCGTGCACGCCGCCGGTGGCGGTCTGCACCTCGGCGACGACGTCGGCGGTGCGGGCGTTGACGACGACTTCGGCGCCGAGGCCGGTGGCCAGCGCGAGCTTGGAGTCGTCCACGTCGATCGCGACGACGCGCAGACCCATCGCGATCGCGTACTGCACCGCGACATGGCCCAGGCCGCCGATCCCGGAGATCGCCACCCACTGCCCCGGCCGGGTGTCGGTGACCTTGAGGCCCTTGTAGACGGTGACGCCCGCGCACAGGATCGGCGCGACCTCGACCGGATCGAGTCCGTCGGGGATGCGGGGGGCGTAGGCGGCGTTGACGAGCATGTAGGACCCGAAGCTGCCGTTGACGGTGTAGCCGCCGTTGCGCTGGTGCTCGCACAACGTCTCCCAGCCGGTGCGGCAGTACTCGCAGCGCCCGCACGCCGACCACAGCCACGCGTTGCCGACCTTGTCCCCCACTTTCAGGTCGTCGACGCCGTCGCCGACGGCCACCACGGTGCCGTAGCCCTCGTGGCCGGGGACGAACGGCGGCGTCGGCTTGACGGGCCAATCACCATGTGCGGCATGCAGATCGGTGTGGCACACGCCTGAAGTCTCGAGCTTCACCACGGCTTCGCCGTAGTCGGGCTTGGGCAGCTCGAGCTCTTCGATCGTCAGCGGGGAACCCAGCTGGTGGACAACGGCGGCGCGCATCGTGTTCTCGGTCATGTGTCGATCCCACGCCGAAAGCCCGTGCCGGATAAGGGACTTTTGGTCCACGATCGATGGCCGAACAGACACAAACTCGCACGGATCGAGGGGAATCCGTGCGAGTTTGCGTCTGGTCAGCGGCTCAGAAGAAGCCGAGGGCCTTGTCGCTGTAGCTGACCAACAGGTTCTTGGTCTGCTGGTAGTGGTCGAGCATCATCTTGTGGTTCTCCCGGCCGATGCCGGACTGCTTGTAGCCGCCGAACGCCGCGTGCGCGGGGTACTGGTGGTAGCAGTTGGTCCACACCCGGCCGGCCTTGATGTCGCGCCCGGCCCGGTAGGCGGTGTTGCCGTCACGGCTCCACACCCCGGCGCCGAGCCCGTACAGCGTGTCGTTGGCGATGCTGATGGCCTCGTCGTAGTCCTTGAAGGACGTGACCGCCACGACCGGCCCGAAGATCTCCTCCTGGAACAGCCGCATCTTGTTGTGACCGGTGAAGATCGTCGGCGCGACGTAGAAGCCGCCGTTGAGGTCGCCGCCGAGCTGGGCACGCTCACCGCCGGTGACCACCTGTGCGCCCTCGCTCTTGCCGATCTCGATGTAGGACAAGATCTTCTCGAGCTGATCGTTGGAGGCCTGCGCGCCGATCATCGTCTCGGTGTCGAGCGGGTCGCCCTGCCGGACCGCCTTGGTGCGGATCGCGGCCAGCGCGAGGAACTCGTCGTAGATGTCGGCCTGGATCAGCGAGCGCGAGGGGCACGTGCACACCTCGCCCTGATTGAGGGCGAACATCGTGAAGCCCTCGAGCGCCTTGTCCTGGTAGTTGTCCGCCGCGGCCATCACGTCGTTGAAGAAGATGTTCGGGCTCTTGCCGCCGAGCTCGAGGGTGACCGGGATCAGGTTCTGCGAGGCGTACTGCATGATCAGCCGGCCCGTGGTGGTCTCGCCGGTGAACGCGATCTTCGAGATCCTGTTGCTCGACGCGAGCGGCTTGCCCGCTTCGACGCCGAACCCGTTGACGATGTTGACCACGCCGGCGGGCAGCAGGTCGCCGATGACCTCGAACAGGTACAGGATCGATGCGGGCGTCTGCTCAGCGGGCTTGAGGACGATGGCGTTGCCCGCGGCCAGT
This window contains:
- the adhP gene encoding alcohol dehydrogenase AdhP, with the translated sequence MTENTMRAAVVHQLGSPLTIEELELPKPDYGEAVVKLETSGVCHTDLHAAHGDWPVKPTPPFVPGHEGYGTVVAVGDGVDDLKVGDKVGNAWLWSACGRCEYCRTGWETLCEHQRNGGYTVNGSFGSYMLVNAAYAPRIPDGLDPVEVAPILCAGVTVYKGLKVTDTRPGQWVAISGIGGLGHVAVQYAIAMGLRVVAIDVDDSKLALATGLGAEVVVNARTADVVAEVQTATGGVHGVLVTAVHPEAFGQAIGLARRGGTIVFVGLPPGDFPASIFDIVLKGLTIRGSIVGTRQDMVEAIDFFARGLIHPTVHTAALDDINTVFADMEQGRIDGRVVIDYR
- the exaC gene encoding acetaldehyde dehydrogenase ExaC — its product is MTVYARPGTDGSLMSFKPRYENFIGGQWVPPNAGRYFENPTPVTGESFTEVPRSDESDVEKALDAAHAAAPAWGKTSAAERAVILNKIADRIEENLESIALAESWDNGKPIRETLNADIPLAVDHFRYFAGCIRAQEGSLSEVDVDTVAYHFHEPLGVVGQIIPWNFPILMAVWKLAPALAAGNAIVLKPAEQTPASILYLFEVIGDLLPAGVVNIVNGFGVEAGKPLASSNRISKIAFTGETTTGRLIMQYASQNLIPVTLELGGKSPNIFFNDVMAAADNYQDKALEGFTMFALNQGEVCTCPSRSLIQADIYDEFLALAAIRTKAVRQGDPLDTETMIGAQASNDQLEKILSYIEIGKSEGAQVVTGGERAQLGGDLNGGFYVAPTIFTGHNKMRLFQEEIFGPVVAVTSFKDYDEAISIANDTLYGLGAGVWSRDGNTAYRAGRDIKAGRVWTNCYHQYPAHAAFGGYKQSGIGRENHKMMLDHYQQTKNLLVSYSDKALGFF